One Limisphaera ngatamarikiensis genomic region harbors:
- a CDS encoding exo-alpha-sialidase produces MVQDHQGRWIGVTTQYPPGTNSYLRISASTDHGRSWTTLAEVREPGRTLDNGELVVLPGGDLLLTMRSLVPGQSYRLPVYVSTDGGRTWTWRSIIDTSEGEPAQQGRGLWEPDFQLLDDGRLVVTYSNEKHPGYSQLISLRVSTDEGRSWGPEQWVVTPPRDSNLRPGMSQMTRMGNGEYLLVYEIVNLGRADVYCKTSPDGTTWSDGLGTRIPGHHCGPFVTSLNNGLVLITSCENEVSYSEDYGRTWQRIEPPAWELGFAHTWPAVYQTRSNEVAVMVVTNGVRIRFGTLQARPQWPNPWQATFEDGTDMGWTRYGGRAVVRDGRYVLENDGTSGKALTGDAFWRDGVLEADILLNTPGNAGLMFRVTNPDYEGPDHAFGYYAGLDTAGFVLLGRMSNQWTLLTNRPMPVTTGTWYRMRITMEGPEIRVYVNNLLSPRLVVRDGTFLRGQIGVRAHFCSAAFDNVTFSNAMPLRLHLKRDATAWEVSWPETATNVRLYGATRPAGPGRRIDLPVRQDGAFQRIRLPVDTAPGRFFWLQVE; encoded by the coding sequence ATGGTGCAGGATCACCAGGGACGTTGGATCGGTGTCACCACCCAGTACCCGCCCGGCACCAACAGTTACCTCCGCATTTCCGCAAGCACGGATCACGGACGATCCTGGACAACTCTGGCCGAGGTTCGCGAGCCGGGTCGGACCCTCGACAACGGAGAGCTGGTGGTGCTGCCCGGAGGGGATCTGCTTCTCACCATGCGTTCGCTTGTGCCCGGTCAATCGTATCGGTTGCCGGTCTACGTCAGCACCGACGGAGGACGGACCTGGACATGGCGCAGCATCATCGACACCAGCGAAGGCGAACCGGCGCAGCAGGGTCGCGGCCTGTGGGAGCCCGATTTCCAACTGCTCGACGACGGCCGCCTGGTGGTCACCTACTCCAACGAAAAGCATCCCGGCTACAGCCAGTTGATCTCGCTGCGGGTTTCCACCGACGAGGGCCGCAGCTGGGGACCCGAGCAATGGGTGGTCACCCCACCCCGGGACAGCAACCTGCGCCCCGGCATGTCCCAAATGACCCGCATGGGCAACGGCGAGTATCTGCTGGTCTACGAGATCGTGAACCTCGGCCGAGCGGACGTGTACTGCAAAACCTCACCGGATGGCACCACATGGTCGGACGGCCTCGGCACCCGTATCCCGGGACACCATTGCGGGCCGTTCGTAACCAGCCTCAACAACGGGCTGGTCCTGATCACATCCTGCGAAAACGAGGTGTCCTACAGTGAGGATTACGGTCGGACCTGGCAGCGGATCGAGCCACCGGCATGGGAACTCGGCTTTGCCCACACCTGGCCCGCGGTCTACCAAACCCGCAGCAACGAAGTGGCCGTGATGGTCGTCACCAACGGCGTGCGCATCCGGTTCGGCACCCTGCAGGCCCGACCGCAATGGCCGAACCCGTGGCAGGCCACGTTCGAGGACGGCACGGACATGGGCTGGACCCGTTACGGCGGCCGGGCCGTGGTTCGCGACGGACGCTACGTGCTCGAGAACGATGGCACCTCCGGCAAAGCACTCACCGGAGACGCCTTCTGGCGGGACGGCGTCCTCGAAGCCGACATCCTCCTCAACACGCCCGGCAACGCCGGCTTGATGTTCCGGGTCACCAACCCGGACTACGAAGGCCCGGACCATGCCTTCGGTTACTACGCGGGCCTCGATACTGCCGGTTTTGTCCTGCTGGGCCGGATGAGCAACCAATGGACCCTGCTCACCAACCGGCCCATGCCCGTGACCACCGGAACATGGTATCGGATGCGCATCACCATGGAAGGGCCCGAAATCCGCGTGTACGTAAACAACCTGTTGAGCCCGCGTCTCGTGGTTCGGGATGGAACCTTTCTCCGTGGGCAGATCGGCGTGCGGGCCCACTTCTGCAGTGCGGCCTTTGACAACGTGACCTTCTCCAACGCAATGCCCTTGCGACTTCACCTGAAACGGGACGCAACCGCATGGGAGGTGAGCTGGCCCGAAACGGCAACCAATGTCCGGTTGTACGGGGCAACCCGGCCGGCCGGACCCGGCCGACGAATCGACCTGCCCGTCCGACAAGATGGCGCCTTCCAGCGAATTCGACTACCCGTCGACACAGCTCCCGGCAGGTTCTTTTGGTTGCAGGTCGAGTGA
- a CDS encoding Mrp/NBP35 family ATP-binding protein, whose protein sequence is MNPLSPDDIRNALRSVKYPGYSRDIVSFGLVREIQVEGDRVHVVLHLNSPNVEAGRKIREDSQALLESLPGVREVVVELIQPAAGTVTAGPDPWAHQSRVPGVRRVLAVASGKGGVGKSTVAANLACALQRLGARVGLLDCDIYGPTIPLMMGVHERPAVTERETLVPPVGHGVKLMSIGFLLDDDQPVIWRGPMIQKAIQQFLTVVEWGELDYLLVDLPPGTGDAQLSLCQTVPLDGGVIVTTPQAASVGVVRKGIAMFQKVHVPIVGIIENMSWFQTSDGQRIEIFGHGGGRAEAERQQLPFLGEIPIYPEIREGGDRGVPVVVSHPEHPAARAFLQIAESVRAAVP, encoded by the coding sequence ATGAATCCGCTTTCACCGGACGACATTCGAAACGCGCTGCGCAGCGTGAAATACCCCGGTTACAGCCGGGACATTGTCTCTTTTGGCCTGGTTCGTGAGATTCAGGTTGAAGGTGACCGCGTGCACGTGGTGTTGCACCTCAACTCACCAAACGTGGAAGCGGGCCGCAAGATCCGCGAAGACAGCCAGGCGTTGTTGGAATCCCTCCCCGGCGTGCGCGAGGTGGTGGTGGAATTGATCCAGCCGGCGGCCGGCACGGTGACGGCAGGACCGGACCCATGGGCCCATCAGAGTCGCGTGCCCGGCGTCCGGCGCGTGCTCGCGGTGGCCAGCGGCAAGGGCGGCGTGGGCAAATCCACCGTGGCCGCCAACCTGGCCTGCGCACTCCAAAGGCTCGGAGCGCGCGTGGGGTTGCTGGACTGCGATATTTACGGACCCACGATCCCCCTGATGATGGGGGTGCACGAACGCCCGGCCGTGACCGAACGCGAAACCCTGGTGCCGCCGGTCGGACACGGCGTCAAATTGATGAGCATCGGCTTCCTGCTGGACGATGATCAGCCGGTGATCTGGCGCGGACCCATGATCCAGAAAGCCATCCAGCAATTCCTGACGGTGGTGGAATGGGGTGAGCTGGACTACCTGTTGGTGGATCTGCCGCCCGGCACCGGTGACGCGCAACTGTCGCTTTGTCAGACGGTCCCGCTGGACGGCGGGGTTATCGTGACCACGCCGCAAGCGGCCTCCGTGGGCGTGGTGCGCAAGGGAATCGCGATGTTCCAAAAGGTCCACGTTCCCATCGTGGGGATCATCGAGAACATGAGCTGGTTCCAAACCTCGGACGGCCAGCGGATCGAGATCTTTGGCCACGGCGGCGGTCGGGCCGAAGCCGAACGCCAGCAGTTGCCGTTCCTGGGCGAAATCCCGATCTACCCGGAAATTCGCGAGGGCGGCGACCGCGGTGTCCCGGTGGTGGTGAGTCACCCCGAACACCCCGCGGCCCGCGCCTTTTTGCAAATTGCCGAAAGTGTCCGGGCGGCCGTCCCCTGA